In Nocardioides sp. WS12, the DNA window ACGTCGACGACGGTTGCCTGCGATCGGCCAACAACTACCCGCATCTGGTCGCCTCGGAGCTCAAGTTCTCGCTGAGCGACGTCAGTTGCTCGGGAGCGACGTCCGGGGCCGTCGAGGAGCAGCAGACGAACGCCATCGGCACCCTCGAGCCGCAGATCGACGCCGTCGACGAGGACACCGACGTGATCACCGTCGGGATCGGGGCCAACGACTTCAACCTGATCGGCCGGATCGTGGTCGGCTGCCCCAGCCTCGCCCGCAAGACCCCCGACGGGCAGCCGTGCACCGATCTCGACGCGCTCACCGGTGCGAACCGTGTGGAGAGCCGCCTGCTCGAGGTGAAGGACCATCTCGTCGGGGTCATCACCACACTGCAGGAGCGCGCGCCCGACGCACAGATCCTCGTCGTCGGCTATCCGCAGATCTTCCCTGCCACCAAGGGGTGCGTGAACCTCGGGTTTGCGAGCGGCGACATCGCCTTTGCCCGCGCCTTCAACACCGGCCTCAACACGGCGTTGTCGTCGGCCGCGAAGCAGACCGATGTCGTGTACGTCGACGTGTTCGGCGCCACCGAGGGCCACGACATCTGCGGCAAGGACCCGTGGGTTGCCGGCGCGAAGCCCGAGGAGGACGGGCTCGCCTATCACCCCTATGCCCCCGAGCAGGAACTCATCGCCCAACTGGTGACCGACGCACTGAACTGATGAGCTGATGCGTGCCGTCCTGCAGCGGGTCTCCTCCGCATCCGTCGTCGTCGACGGATCGGTGGTCGGCGCCATCGACGTCCCCGGCCTGTTGGTGTACCTCGGGGTCACGCACGACGACGGCCCGGCCGAGGTCGCTTGGATGGCCCGCAAGATCGGCGACCTCCGCATCCTCGACGACGAGAAGTCCGTCAGCGAGGTCGGCGCTCCGGTCCTGATGGTCTCGCAGTTCACCTTGTACGGCGACGCGCGCAAGGGCCGTCGTCCCACCTGGATCGCCGCAGCGCCGGGTGCCGTCAGCGAGCCGCTCTACGACGCGGTGTGCGCAGCCCTCGAGGCCGCTGGCACCCACGTCGAACGGGGCGTGTTCGGCGCCCACATGGAGGTGTCGTCGGTGAACGACGGTCCCTTCACGGTCGTCCTCGAGACGCCCTGATTCAGGCGTGCACTGACGGAAATCTCCTTGCCCTGCTCGAGTCAGTCGCTTACCGTGAAGGTAAGGCGAAGCGGTTCCAGGTAAGGAGCGGGCATGTCACAAGCAACGATGACGAGCAAGGGCCAGATCACGGTCCCCAAGGAGATCCGTGATGATCTTCGACTGGTGGCCGGGTCCAAGGTGATGTTCGTGCGGCTCGGCCCGGGCAACTACCGGATGGTTGCTCGCACCGGGAAGATCCAGGACCTCTTCGGCATCCTGCACCGTCCGGGTCAGCGGGCCCTCACGATCGAAGAGATCAACGATGGCATCGCCGAAGGAGCCGCCGAGAGCGGGATGCGAGGAGTCCACGACGAGGACCCGCAGTGATCGGCATCGACACCAACGTGTTGGTCCGTGCCTTCGCCGAGGAGGAGGACGCAGCGACTGCCGAGTTGGCGCGCGAGGTCCTTCGAGCACTGACTCCGGAGGAGCCAGGCTTCATCGCCCAGGTCACGATGGCCGAGCTCTACTGGGTGCTTTCCAGCCGCTACCGGTTCGACAAGCAATCCTGCCTCGAGGTGATCCGTGGTCTGATCCAGGCCGAGTCCCTCGAGTTCGATGACGGCGAAGGAGTCGTCCGCGCTCTGGCCCTCGCCGAGGAGGGCGCCGATTTCCCCGACGCCCTGATCCAGGGATCGATGGAACTGTTCGGCATCAGCGAAACCGTCACCCTCGATCGGGCCGCATCCCGCGCCCTCGGCTGGCGCCTGCTCGGCGCCTGACCGGCCCTGCCGATCAGGCCGTACGACGCGTCGCGCGCAGGCCGAGCAGGTACATCTCGCAGCCGAGGCAGAACGCGAAGACGGCGTTGAGGAACGCCGCGATGACAGCGAACCCGGCGAAGACCTGACCGAGCAGCACGGCACCGGTCGCGAAGCCGATGGTGGCGCCGATCGCGAACACCAGGCCGACGGCCTGGGCGAAGCGCGGCGGCGTCGGGTCCTCGAGTTCGGTCGGCAGTGCGAGCCGCGGACGGATCAGGCTCCGGAAGAACAGTCCGGTCGGCGTCTTCTGCACGCCCAGCCCGGCGCCGATGGCGAAGAACACTGCCTGCACGCCGGTGATGACAGCAGCAACGCCCGGCGCGGACTCGGACAGCAGCAGCGCGACAGCGAAGATCACGAGAGTCACCGACGCGGTGAATCGCGGGCCGCGCGGATCAATGCCCTGACTGACCACGCGCGTGGAGGTGGTGCTGGTCATGACGTCTCCTGGGAGCTGGACGGAAGGGCTGCGAGCACCTGCTCGCGACGGGGTGCTCCGGCTGCACGGGTGAGTTCGTTGCCGGCAGCGTCGAGGATCAGGGTGGTCGGCGTACGACGGATGTCGAGTGCCCGGACCAGTGCGAGGTGCTCCTCGGCGTCGATCTCCAGGTGGGCCACGCCGTCGTACCGGTCGGCGACGTCGGCGAGGACGACGCGGGTGGTGCGACAGGGGGCACAGAAGGCGCTGGAGAACTGCACGAGGGTGGCCTGCTCCCCCAGCTCGGCGGACGGGAGGGCGGCCGTGACGGAGGACCAGGCGGAGTCCTCGCTGGTCGAGCCTGTCGAGACCACCTCATCCACCGGCAGCGCCTCACCGAAGTGGCCGTCGACCCGTCGCCGGTGCAGGCCGAAGGCCACCGCCACGAGGACGGCGAGCACGAGGATCAGCAGACCGGGGTTCACAAGAGGCTCCAACGCCGACGGCGGCTCCCGGATTCCGGAAGCCGCCGTCGGGTTTCGAGGCTCGCTGACGCTCGCACCTCAACCACCGAGTTGAATCAGATGTTGATCTGGACCTCGGCGACCGTGCCGGTCGCCGCCGTGACAGCGGAGTCGACCGGGTCGGCCTTCGGGGCCAGGGTGCGCAGGGTCCACTCGCCGTCGCCGGCGAAGAAGCGGAAGTGGCCCGTCGCGGAGGTCGGGACCTCAGCGGTGAACTCGCCGCTCTTGTCGAGCAGGCGCACGTAGGCACCGGAGACCGGCGTGGCGTCCTCGCCCGTGCCCCGCAGGACCTGGCCCTGGATGACGGCTTCCTTGGTGACGTTGATGCCCTCGAGGGACAGGCCGCCGATGACCGCGCCGCACATCAGGCGACACCCGGCTCGTCGCCGAGAGCGATCGGAACGCCGACGAGGGAGCCGTACTCGGTCCACGAGCCGTCGTAGTTCTTGACGTTCTTCTTGCCGAGCAGCTCCTGCAGCACGAACCAGGTGAGCGAGGAACGCTCACCGATGCGGCACAGGGCGATGGTGTCGAGCGACTCGTCGAAGCCGACCTCGGCGTACAGGGCCTGCAGGTCCGCCTCGGACTTGAAGGTGCCGTCGTCGTTCGCGTTCTTGCTCCAGGGCACGTTCACCGAGGTGGGGACGTGGCCGGCGCGCTGCGACTGCTCCTGCGGGAGGTGGGCCGGCGCGAGGAGGCGACCGGCGTACTCGTCGGGGCTGCGGACGTCGACGAGGTTCTGCACGCTGATGGCGGCGACGACCTCGTCACGGAAGGCACGGATCGCGGTGTTCTGCTCCTGCGCGACGTAGGTGGTCGCGGTGCGGGTCGGCAGCTCGTCGGTCAGCTCGCGGCTGTCCAGCTCCCACTTCTTGCGGCCACCGTCCATGAGCTTGACGTCGTTGTGGCCGTAGAGCGTGAAGTACCAGTAGGCGTAGGCAGCGAACCAGTTGTTGTTGCCGCCGTACAGGATCACGGTGTCGTCGTTGGAGACGCCGCGGGCCGACAGCAGGGCCTCGAACTGCTCCTTGTTGACGAAGTCGCGACGGACCTGGTCCTGGAGGTCGGTGGTCCAGTCGAGCTTGATCGCGCCGGCGATGTGGCCCTTGTCGTAGGCGGTGGTGTCCTCGTCGACCTCGATGAGAACGACGTTCGGGGTGTTGAGGTTGTCCTCAACCCACTGGGTGGAGACGAGCGAGTTCTCGCGGCTCATGACTGATTCCTTCTGGTGGTTGCGATGTGAGGCGGATGTACGAATGGCTGGATGACTGGCTGATGACTGGTGGTCCGGCGTAGGCCGGGGAGGCGGGGCCCTGGACAGGACACGCCGGGGCTGCGTGAGTACGGCGGTGCCAAGCCCGTGCCAGGAAAGGCAGAACGGCTTGGCCCTGAACGCTCAGGCTCGGAAGGGCCCCGTCAGCAGGGTCGACACAGTGCCGAGCTGACGCGGCAGTTGTCCACCGCGCGCCGCTTGGTCAGCAGCAGGATTGTCGACATGAGGAGGAGCCTAGGCGCTTTCCCCGGCCCGGCACACTTCGCGTCTCGAATGTCGGGACGCATGTCCACATATTGGGATCAGCGGATCCGGCAGGCGGAGGGAACGGTCGCGTTCGAGGTCCCCGGGAAGGCGCCGGGGGTCACGGCGAGGTCGACATCGGCCTCCTGGCCGACACCCGAATCCATCACGAAGTCGACGCGATGGCGCCCCTGCGGCTCCAGCAGGACCCCCACCCGGGCGAGCGATCGCCCGGCGAGCTCCTCGATCACGGGGTTCACCACCCGCTGGCCGTCGATCGACAACGAGGTGAGCTTCCCGCCGACCGGCGAGGTCAGGTAGACCACGAGCAACTGGTCGCCGGGCTCGGTCCGTTGCCCGCGGATGCCCTCGCCCGTGATCGAGGGCGGCAGGTCCTCGGCGTTCGCCGGGGTGTCGCTGTGGAAGCTGATCGATCCGGCCAGCGCCTGGCGGCCGCCGATGCAGGATCGCGGGACAACCTCGGCGTCGTACTTGAGGTAGTACTGCATCTTCGACGGACCGCCGTCGTTGATGTAGATCCCGACCTGGGGTACGTCGGTGGCCTGGTCGGAGAACTCCCCCGCAATCATCGTGCCGGCGATCTCGGACTGGCTCTCCGGCTCGAAGCTGTGCATCCGGATCCGGCCCTCCTGCACCCCGGTGACGAGGCCGCGGATCGACTCGGTCGTGTTGCCGCGGCCGGCCGTGAACGCGTCGAACACCGCCTCGGCGACGGCCTGCTGGTAGTCGGTGTGGACCGCCCGGTCGTTCGTGAGGAGGTAGACGTCGTTCTCCACGGCACTGACGACGTTCCTGGCGCTGACCGGCGGGTAGCGCGGCACCTCGACGGGGCCGGTGCCGCGCAACAGATAGGCCACCGCCACCGGATCGAAGAAGAACATGCCGTCCAGACGGCCGCCGACCTCACGCTCCCAGCGCGCCCGGATGATGTCCGCCGCGCGGACGAAGTCCGGGGTCAGGGTGGCGTTGATCGGAACGACGCCGAGGATCGGTCCGAAGATCCCTCGCTCCTCCGGCGTCAGCTTCACCACCGAGGTGCCGTCCCCGGCGAGTTCGGACATGTCGGTCTGCTCGACGATGTCCACCTTGCCCTTGTGCATCCGGACCAATGACAGGGCGCCCGGCAGGCCACCACTGCTGCGCAGTTCCGCGTTGTTCTGCAGGACCATCAGGTAGAAGCGTGGGCGATCGGTCCCCATCATCTGCGGAATGATCTTCGCTGCGCGGTACGTCGACCCGAGGGTGGTCCGCGCATCGATGACCAGCGCGCTGAGCTCGTCGTACCGCTCCCGGATCGGAGCGATGAAGTGGCTCGAGTCGATCTTCGCTAGGGCGCTGGCAGCGTCGTCGAAGGCAGCCTCGCTCTGCTCCGCCGGGCCGGCCATCCCCGTGATCTGGTCGATCGGGAAGACGCCGTTGACCGGCTGGAAGGATTCGGCCTGGACCAGTTCCGCAGCCTTGGCGACCGGCGGGAGGCCGTCGCGGCCGATGTCGGCGAGCACCCGCGCAACGGTGGCGACCCCCTCTGCGTCGTCGCCGAGCAGCGGGACCGCCTCCAACAGCGTCCAGGTGAATCCGGACGTGCGGGACTCGGCGGAGTCGGCAGCCTCCTGGTAGCGCTCGGTCGCCTGGCGCACGCCGTCGGCGTCACCGCGAATCAGCGCTGCACGCAGGATCTGCGCCTGGCGGTCCACTTCCTGCAGGTGCTGGGCGGCCGACACGGCCACCCACACGCTCCAGAGCAGCCCTACGCCAAGAACACCGAGGCCGACGAGCGTCGACCTGCGCCGCAGGAGCCGGCGCAATTTCCGGCCGAACCGTTGCAGGCGAGTACCGCGACGACGGCGCACCTCAGGCGACATCGGACCGCCCATCCGCCATCTGGAAACCCTCCTGCGTACCGCACGACCGACCGATCCTCGGCCAGCCTAACGGTCCCCGGACGTCGTCCACGTAGGATCACGACGTTGTTGACAGCGTGTATCGCGTAGCAAGGACGGGGTCTTGGACTTCAAGCAGTTTCTGATGGTGTTGCGGCGTCGCTGGATCAGCGTCGCGGCACTGGTGCTGGTGGCGCTCGCCGCGAGCTCGGCCATCACCTTCACTCGCACCCCCGCCTACGAGTCGCGCTCCCAGGTCTTCCTGACGGTCGACGTCCGGGACACCACCGACGCCTACGCCGCCTCGCTGTTCGCCTCGGGTCGCGCCAGTTCGTACGCCGACCTCGCCAGCAGCACCGAGCTCGCGTCCCGGGTCATCGACCAGCTCGGGCTCGACCTGACGTCCGAGCAGCTCGCGTCCCGCATCAACGCCGAGGTCGTCGAGTCGACCTCGCTGATCGAGCTCCGCGTCAAGGACACCGACCCGCAGCGTGCGCAGCTGATCGCCGACGTGGTGACCAACGAGTTCACCAAGTACGTCGCCGACCTCGAGACGCCCACGGAGGGCAGCGCGTCACAGATCGTTGCCAAGGTGACCGACGAGGCAACCCTCAACCGCTCGCAGGTCAGCCCCGACGTCCTGTTGAACCTGGTCGTCGCCGGCCTGATCGGCCTGCTCGTCGGCGTTGCGCTCGCGGTGGCCCGCGACCTGCTCGACCGCACGATCCGCACCGCCGACGACGTTGCCGAACTCACCGAGTCGCCCGTCCTGGCCAGCATCGGCTTCGACGGCGACATCAAGTCGGCACCGCTGCTGACCGACCTCGGAGGCTTCGCGGCCCGCACCGAGGCGTTCCGCCTGCTGCGCACCAACCTGCAGTTCATCGACCTCGACCACCAGCCGCGCTGCATCGTCATCACCAGCGCCGTGCCTGGCGAGGGCAAGACGATGACGTCGACGAACCTCGCCGTCGCGCTGGCCCAGACCGGTCGCAACACACTGATCATCGACGCCGACCTCCGCCGGCCGCGCGTGGCCAGCACGCTCGGCCTGGACCCGGCCATCGGCCTGACGACCGCACTGGTCGGCAAGACCGAGATCCACGACGCCATCCAGGTCCACGAGGCCAGTGGGCTCCACGTGCTCGCCAGTGGCGCCAAGCCGCCGAACCCGACCGAGATCCTGCAGTCGAAGATCACCCAGGACCTGATCAAGCGCCTGCGGTCGTCGTACGACATGGTCATCATCGATGCCCCGCCGCTGCTGCCCGTGGCCGACGCCTCGGTCCTCGCCAAGCTGGCCGACGGCGTCATCATCGTGGTCCGCCACGGCCGGACCACCAAGGACCAGGTCAACGAGGCGATCAACCGCCTCGGCCAGGTCGGCGGCCGCCTCTACGGCGTCGTGGTCAACATGGTCGCCAAGCGTGCGGTCGGCTCGTATTACTACTACTACTACGAGGAGTCCAGCCCGGCTGGACGCCAGGCGACCGGCAAGTCGTCGTCCTCGTTGAGCGGACGCCGGAAGGCCTGATCAGGCCTTCTTGACGAAGATCATCAGCGTCGGCGCCAGCCGCGGCGGGGTCATCCGGTCCACGAACTGGGCCATCCGCCAGGCCGGCGCTGCGTGGCCGAAGTACGTCGGCTCCGAGGCGTGTCCGTAGACGACCAGTTCGTTCGGCTCCGGGAACAACCGCTTGAGGTGCTTGCGGGTGTTCATGCTGTAGCGGACCGGGAAGACGTCCTCGGCCTTGCGCTCCGGCTGGAGCTTGCGCAACACCTTGGTGTGCAGGTCGTTCGGCACCGCGCGGGCACCGATGCCGATCATTCCCCACTTGTTGGGGGTCCGGGCCGCGAACCAGCCGCCGGGCTTGAGCACGCGGAGCAACTCGCTGGCGACCTGCTCGGCGTCCTCCTCGCCCACGTGCTCCAGCACGTGGTCGGCGATGACGACGTCGAAGGACGCGTCCTCGAACGACAGCTTCTCGCCCGGCGTGATCACGTGGGCACCGGCCAGGGTCTTGTTCTCGAGAACCACCGGATCGACGTCCACCCCGTAG includes these proteins:
- a CDS encoding DUF1416 domain-containing protein; amino-acid sequence: MCGAVIGGLSLEGINVTKEAVIQGQVLRGTGEDATPVSGAYVRLLDKSGEFTAEVPTSATGHFRFFAGDGEWTLRTLAPKADPVDSAVTAATGTVAEVQINI
- a CDS encoding polysaccharide biosynthesis tyrosine autokinase, encoding MDFKQFLMVLRRRWISVAALVLVALAASSAITFTRTPAYESRSQVFLTVDVRDTTDAYAASLFASGRASSYADLASSTELASRVIDQLGLDLTSEQLASRINAEVVESTSLIELRVKDTDPQRAQLIADVVTNEFTKYVADLETPTEGSASQIVAKVTDEATLNRSQVSPDVLLNLVVAGLIGLLVGVALAVARDLLDRTIRTADDVAELTESPVLASIGFDGDIKSAPLLTDLGGFAARTEAFRLLRTNLQFIDLDHQPRCIVITSAVPGEGKTMTSTNLAVALAQTGRNTLIIDADLRRPRVASTLGLDPAIGLTTALVGKTEIHDAIQVHEASGLHVLASGAKPPNPTEILQSKITQDLIKRLRSSYDMVIIDAPPLLPVADASVLAKLADGVIIVVRHGRTTKDQVNEAINRLGQVGGRLYGVVVNMVAKRAVGSYYYYYYEESSPAGRQATGKSSSSLSGRRKA
- a CDS encoding sulfurtransferase; this translates as MSRENSLVSTQWVEDNLNTPNVVLIEVDEDTTAYDKGHIAGAIKLDWTTDLQDQVRRDFVNKEQFEALLSARGVSNDDTVILYGGNNNWFAAYAYWYFTLYGHNDVKLMDGGRKKWELDSRELTDELPTRTATTYVAQEQNTAIRAFRDEVVAAISVQNLVDVRSPDEYAGRLLAPAHLPQEQSQRAGHVPTSVNVPWSKNANDDGTFKSEADLQALYAEVGFDESLDTIALCRIGERSSLTWFVLQELLGKKNVKNYDGSWTEYGSLVGVPIALGDEPGVA
- a CDS encoding DUF4012 domain-containing protein: MSPEVRRRRGTRLQRFGRKLRRLLRRRSTLVGLGVLGVGLLWSVWVAVSAAQHLQEVDRQAQILRAALIRGDADGVRQATERYQEAADSAESRTSGFTWTLLEAVPLLGDDAEGVATVARVLADIGRDGLPPVAKAAELVQAESFQPVNGVFPIDQITGMAGPAEQSEAAFDDAASALAKIDSSHFIAPIRERYDELSALVIDARTTLGSTYRAAKIIPQMMGTDRPRFYLMVLQNNAELRSSGGLPGALSLVRMHKGKVDIVEQTDMSELAGDGTSVVKLTPEERGIFGPILGVVPINATLTPDFVRAADIIRARWEREVGGRLDGMFFFDPVAVAYLLRGTGPVEVPRYPPVSARNVVSAVENDVYLLTNDRAVHTDYQQAVAEAVFDAFTAGRGNTTESIRGLVTGVQEGRIRMHSFEPESQSEIAGTMIAGEFSDQATDVPQVGIYINDGGPSKMQYYLKYDAEVVPRSCIGGRQALAGSISFHSDTPANAEDLPPSITGEGIRGQRTEPGDQLLVVYLTSPVGGKLTSLSIDGQRVVNPVIEELAGRSLARVGVLLEPQGRHRVDFVMDSGVGQEADVDLAVTPGAFPGTSNATVPSACRIR
- a CDS encoding AbrB/MazE/SpoVT family DNA-binding domain-containing protein: MSQATMTSKGQITVPKEIRDDLRLVAGSKVMFVRLGPGNYRMVARTGKIQDLFGILHRPGQRALTIEEINDGIAEGAAESGMRGVHDEDPQ
- the dtd gene encoding D-aminoacyl-tRNA deacylase, with product MRAVLQRVSSASVVVDGSVVGAIDVPGLLVYLGVTHDDGPAEVAWMARKIGDLRILDDEKSVSEVGAPVLMVSQFTLYGDARKGRRPTWIAAAPGAVSEPLYDAVCAALEAAGTHVERGVFGAHMEVSSVNDGPFTVVLETP
- a CDS encoding SGNH/GDSL hydrolase family protein, with translation MARLPALVLALGLTGALLSACGPDEDGTDTEPLRKYVAIGDSYTAAPGIGSTDVDDGCLRSANNYPHLVASELKFSLSDVSCSGATSGAVEEQQTNAIGTLEPQIDAVDEDTDVITVGIGANDFNLIGRIVVGCPSLARKTPDGQPCTDLDALTGANRVESRLLEVKDHLVGVITTLQERAPDAQILVVGYPQIFPATKGCVNLGFASGDIAFARAFNTGLNTALSSAAKQTDVVYVDVFGATEGHDICGKDPWVAGAKPEEDGLAYHPYAPEQELIAQLVTDALN
- a CDS encoding PIN domain-containing protein codes for the protein MIGIDTNVLVRAFAEEEDAATAELAREVLRALTPEEPGFIAQVTMAELYWVLSSRYRFDKQSCLEVIRGLIQAESLEFDDGEGVVRALALAEEGADFPDALIQGSMELFGISETVTLDRAASRALGWRLLGA
- a CDS encoding DUF4395 domain-containing protein, giving the protein MTSTTSTRVVSQGIDPRGPRFTASVTLVIFAVALLLSESAPGVAAVITGVQAVFFAIGAGLGVQKTPTGLFFRSLIRPRLALPTELEDPTPPRFAQAVGLVFAIGATIGFATGAVLLGQVFAGFAVIAAFLNAVFAFCLGCEMYLLGLRATRRTA
- a CDS encoding class I SAM-dependent methyltransferase; this encodes MTAPDETFQPGPTLSRLYPEVRAGGYTRHDGFIEFYTRVNALLEPDSRVLDFGAGRGLWATEPLPALHKKLRAFHERVGEVYGVDVDPVVLENKTLAGAHVITPGEKLSFEDASFDVVIADHVLEHVGEEDAEQVASELLRVLKPGGWFAARTPNKWGMIGIGARAVPNDLHTKVLRKLQPERKAEDVFPVRYSMNTRKHLKRLFPEPNELVVYGHASEPTYFGHAAPAWRMAQFVDRMTPPRLAPTLMIFVKKA
- a CDS encoding thioredoxin family protein, translated to MNPGLLILVLAVLVAVAFGLHRRRVDGHFGEALPVDEVVSTGSTSEDSAWSSVTAALPSAELGEQATLVQFSSAFCAPCRTTRVVLADVADRYDGVAHLEIDAEEHLALVRALDIRRTPTTLILDAAGNELTRAAGAPRREQVLAALPSSSQETS